In Pan troglodytes isolate AG18354 chromosome 21, NHGRI_mPanTro3-v2.0_pri, whole genome shotgun sequence, one genomic interval encodes:
- the ZNF512B gene encoding zinc finger protein 512B isoform X2: MTDPFCVGGRRLPGSSKSGPGKDGSRKEVRLPMLHDPPKMGMPVVRGGQTVPGQAPLCFDPGSPTSDKTEGKKKGRPKAENQALRDIPLSLMNDWKDEFKAHSRVKCPNSGCWLEFPSIYGLKYHYQRCQGGAISDRLAFPCPFCEAAFTSKTQLEKHRIWNHMDRPLPASKPGPISRPVTISRPVGVSKPIGVSKPVTIGKPVGVSKPIGISKPVSVGRPMPVNKAIPVTRPMPVTKPVTVSRPMPVTKAMPVTKPITVTKSVPVTKPVPVTKPITVTKLVTVTKPVPVTKPVTVSRPIVVSKPVTVSRPIAISRHTPPCKMVLLTRSENKAPRATGRNSGKKRAADSLDTCPIPPKQARPENGEYGPSSMGQSSAFQLSADTSSGSLSPGSRPSGGMEALKAAGPASPPEEDPERTKHRRKQKTPKKFTGEQPSISGTFGLKGLVKAEDKARVHRSKKQEVPGPEDARKKVPAAPITVSKEAPAPVAHPAPGGPEEQWQRAIHERGEAVCPTCNVVTRKTLVGLKKHMEVCQKLQDALKCQHCRKQFKSKAGLNYHTMAEHSAKPSDAEASEGGEQEERERLRKVLKQMGRLRCPQEGCGAAFSSLMGYQYHQRRCGKPPCEVDSPSFPCTHCGKTYRSKAGHDYHVRSEHTAPPPEEPTDKSPEAEDPLGVERTPSGRVRRTSAQVAVFHLQEIAEDELARDWTKRRMKDDLVPETARLNYTRPGLPTLNPQLLEAWKNEVKEKGHVNCPNDCCEAIYSSVSGLKAHLASCSKGAHLAGKYRCLLCPKEFSSESGVKYHILKTHAENWFRTSADPPPKHRSQDSLVPKKEKKKNLAGGKKRGRKPKERTPEEPVAKLPPRRDDWPPGCRDKGARGSTGRKVGVSKAPEK, translated from the exons ATGACGGATCCTTTCTGCGTTGGAGGCCGTCGGCTCCCGGGGTCCAGCAAGAGTGGTCCCGGGAAGGATGGCAGCCGAAAGGAGGTCCGACTTCCAATGCTGCATGACCCACCGAAGATGG GGATGCCGGTGGTCCGTGGTGGACAGACAGTGCCCGGCCAGGCCCCTCTCTGctttgacccaggaagtccaacCAGTGAcaagacagaagggaagaaaaaggggCGGCCAAAAGCCGAGAACCAGGCCCTCCGAGACATTCCT CTCTCCCTGATGAACGACTGGAAGGATGAGTTCAAGGCACACTCGAGGGTGAAGTGTCCAAACTCAGGGTGCTGGCTGGAGTTCCCCAGCATCTATGGGCTCAAGTACCATTACCAGCGGTGCCAAGGG GGTGCCATCTCAGATCGCCTGGCCTTCCCCTGCCCCTTCTGCGAGGCCGCATTCACCTCTAAGACCCAGCTGGAGAAACACCGGATCTGGAACCACATGGACCGACCCCTGCCTGCCTCCAAGCCTGGGCCCATCAGCAGGCCGGTCACCATCAGCCGGCCTGTTGGGGTCAGCAAGCCCATCGGAGTGAGCAAACCTGTCACTATTGGCAAACCTGTGGGTGTCAGCAAACCCATTGGCATCAGCAAGCCAGTCTCGGTCGGCAGACCCATGCCAGTCAACAAGGCCATCCCGGTCACTAGGCCCATGCCGGTCACCAAACCTGTCACAGTCAGCAGGCCCATGCCCGTCACCAAGGCCATGCCGGTCACCAAACCCATCACAGTCACCAAGTCTGTGCCGGTCACCAAACCCGTACCTGTCACCAAACCCATTACGGTCACAAAGCTTGTGACAGTTACAAAACCCGTGCCGGTCACCAAGCCAGTGACAGTCAGCAGGCCCATTGTGGTCAGCAAGCCGGTGACAGTCAGCAGGCCCATTGCTATCAGCAGACACACACCGCCCTGCAAAATGGTGCTGCTGACCAGGTCGGAGAACAAAGCACCTCGTGCCACAGGGAGGAACAGTGGTAAGAAAAG GGCTGCGGACAGCCTGGACACCTGCCCAATTCCACCCAAGCAGGCCAGGCCAGAGAATGGGGAGTACGGCCCCTCCTCCATGGGCCAGAGCTCGGCCTTCCAGCTGAGTGCAGACACCAGCAGTGGCTCCTTGTCGCCAGGCAGCAGGCCGTCAGGGGGCATGGAGGCACTGAAGGCTGCAGGCCCCGCATCCCCGCCTGAGGAGGACCCGGAGCGCACAAAGCACA gaaggaaacagaaaacaccCAAAAAGTTTACAGGGGAGCAGCCATCCATCTCAGGGACCTTTGGGCTCAAAG GCCTGGTCAAAGCTGAGGACAAGGCCCGAGTTCACCGCTCCAAGAAGCAGGAGGTGCCAGGCCCTGAGGACGCCCGGAAGAAGGTGCCAGCTGCCCCCATCACTGTCAGCAAGGAGGCACCGGCCCCTGTGGCCCACCCAGCTCCAG GTGGCCCTGAAGAGCAGTGGCAGAGGGCCATCCATGAGCGCGGGGAAGCCGTCTGCCCCACCTGCAACGTGGTCACCCGGAAGACTCTCGTGGGGCTCAAGAAGCACATGGAGGTGTGTCAGAAG CTTCAGGATGCACTCAAGTGCCAGCACTGCCGGAAGCAGTTCAAGTCCAAAGCCGGCCTCAACTACCACACTATGGCCGAGCACAGTGCCAAG CCCTCTGACGCCGAGGCCTCCGAGGGGGGCGAGCAGGAGGAGCGCGAGAGGCTGCGCAAGGTGCTGAAGCAGATGGGACGGCTGCGCTGCCCCCAGGAG GGTTGCGGGGCTGCCTTCTCCAGCCTCATGGGCTACCAGTACCACCAGCGGCGCTGCGGGAAGCCGCCCTGCGAGGTGGACAGCCCCTCCTTCCCCTGCACCCACTGTGGCAAGACGTACCGATCCAAGGCTGGCCACGACTACCACGTGCGCTCGGAGCACACGGCCCCC CCCCCTGAGGAGCCCACAGACAAGTCCCCTGAGGCTGAGGACCCGCTGGGTGTGGAGCGGACCCCAAGCGGGCGTGTCCGCCGCACGTCGGCCCAGGTGGCGGTGTTCCACCTGCAGGAGATAGCGGAGGACGAGCTGGCCCGCGACTGGACCAAGCGGCGCATGAAGGATGACCTTGTGCCCGAGACCGCACGG CTCAACTACACTCGACCAGGGCTCCCCACGCTGAACCCCCAGCTGCTAGAGGCATGGAAGAATGAAGTGAAGGAGAAAGGCCACGTCAACTGTCCCAACGAC TGCTGTGAAGCCATCTACTCCAGCGTGTCCGGACTCAAGGCTCATCTCGCCAGCTGCAGTAAG GGGGCCCACCTGGCAGGGAAGTACCGCTGTCTGCTGTGTCCGAAGGAGTTCAGCTCTGAGAGTGGCGTCAAATACCACATCCTGAAGACCCACGCAGAG AACTGGTTCCGAACATCAGCAGATCCACCTCCCAAACACAGGAGCCAGGACTCATTGGTGcccaagaaggaaaagaagaaaaatctggcAGGTGGAAAGAAGCGGGGCCGAAAGCCCAAGGAGCGGACCCCAGAGGAGCCTGTGGCCAAGCTG
- the ZNF512B gene encoding zinc finger protein 512B isoform X1 — protein MTDPFCVGGRRLPGSSKSGPGKDGSRKEVRLPMLHDPPKMGMPVVRGGQTVPGQAPLCFDPGSPTSDKTEGKKKGRPKAENQALRDIPLSLMNDWKDEFKAHSRVKCPNSGCWLEFPSIYGLKYHYQRCQGGAISDRLAFPCPFCEAAFTSKTQLEKHRIWNHMDRPLPASKPGPISRPVTISRPVGVSKPIGVSKPVTIGKPVGVSKPIGISKPVSVGRPMPVNKAIPVTRPMPVTKPVTVSRPMPVTKAMPVTKPITVTKSVPVTKPVPVTKPITVTKLVTVTKPVPVTKPVTVSRPIVVSKPVTVSRPIAISRHTPPCKMVLLTRSENKAPRATGRNSGKKRAADSLDTCPIPPKQARPENGEYGPSSMGQSSAFQLSADTSSGSLSPGSRPSGGMEALKAAGPASPPEEDPERTKHRRKQKTPKKFTGEQPSISGTFGLKGLVKAEDKARVHRSKKQEVPGPEDARKKVPAAPITVSKEAPAPVAHPAPGGPEEQWQRAIHERGEAVCPTCNVVTRKTLVGLKKHMEVCQKLQDALKCQHCRKQFKSKAGLNYHTMAEHSAKPSDAEASEGGEQEERERLRKVLKQMGRLRCPQEGCGAAFSSLMGYQYHQRRCGKPPCEVDSPSFPCTHCGKTYRSKAGHDYHVRSEHTAPPPCLPALQPPEEPTDKSPEAEDPLGVERTPSGRVRRTSAQVAVFHLQEIAEDELARDWTKRRMKDDLVPETARLNYTRPGLPTLNPQLLEAWKNEVKEKGHVNCPNDCCEAIYSSVSGLKAHLASCSKGAHLAGKYRCLLCPKEFSSESGVKYHILKTHAENWFRTSADPPPKHRSQDSLVPKKEKKKNLAGGKKRGRKPKERTPEEPVAKLPPRRDDWPPGCRDKGARGSTGRKVGVSKAPEK, from the exons ATGACGGATCCTTTCTGCGTTGGAGGCCGTCGGCTCCCGGGGTCCAGCAAGAGTGGTCCCGGGAAGGATGGCAGCCGAAAGGAGGTCCGACTTCCAATGCTGCATGACCCACCGAAGATGG GGATGCCGGTGGTCCGTGGTGGACAGACAGTGCCCGGCCAGGCCCCTCTCTGctttgacccaggaagtccaacCAGTGAcaagacagaagggaagaaaaaggggCGGCCAAAAGCCGAGAACCAGGCCCTCCGAGACATTCCT CTCTCCCTGATGAACGACTGGAAGGATGAGTTCAAGGCACACTCGAGGGTGAAGTGTCCAAACTCAGGGTGCTGGCTGGAGTTCCCCAGCATCTATGGGCTCAAGTACCATTACCAGCGGTGCCAAGGG GGTGCCATCTCAGATCGCCTGGCCTTCCCCTGCCCCTTCTGCGAGGCCGCATTCACCTCTAAGACCCAGCTGGAGAAACACCGGATCTGGAACCACATGGACCGACCCCTGCCTGCCTCCAAGCCTGGGCCCATCAGCAGGCCGGTCACCATCAGCCGGCCTGTTGGGGTCAGCAAGCCCATCGGAGTGAGCAAACCTGTCACTATTGGCAAACCTGTGGGTGTCAGCAAACCCATTGGCATCAGCAAGCCAGTCTCGGTCGGCAGACCCATGCCAGTCAACAAGGCCATCCCGGTCACTAGGCCCATGCCGGTCACCAAACCTGTCACAGTCAGCAGGCCCATGCCCGTCACCAAGGCCATGCCGGTCACCAAACCCATCACAGTCACCAAGTCTGTGCCGGTCACCAAACCCGTACCTGTCACCAAACCCATTACGGTCACAAAGCTTGTGACAGTTACAAAACCCGTGCCGGTCACCAAGCCAGTGACAGTCAGCAGGCCCATTGTGGTCAGCAAGCCGGTGACAGTCAGCAGGCCCATTGCTATCAGCAGACACACACCGCCCTGCAAAATGGTGCTGCTGACCAGGTCGGAGAACAAAGCACCTCGTGCCACAGGGAGGAACAGTGGTAAGAAAAG GGCTGCGGACAGCCTGGACACCTGCCCAATTCCACCCAAGCAGGCCAGGCCAGAGAATGGGGAGTACGGCCCCTCCTCCATGGGCCAGAGCTCGGCCTTCCAGCTGAGTGCAGACACCAGCAGTGGCTCCTTGTCGCCAGGCAGCAGGCCGTCAGGGGGCATGGAGGCACTGAAGGCTGCAGGCCCCGCATCCCCGCCTGAGGAGGACCCGGAGCGCACAAAGCACA gaaggaaacagaaaacaccCAAAAAGTTTACAGGGGAGCAGCCATCCATCTCAGGGACCTTTGGGCTCAAAG GCCTGGTCAAAGCTGAGGACAAGGCCCGAGTTCACCGCTCCAAGAAGCAGGAGGTGCCAGGCCCTGAGGACGCCCGGAAGAAGGTGCCAGCTGCCCCCATCACTGTCAGCAAGGAGGCACCGGCCCCTGTGGCCCACCCAGCTCCAG GTGGCCCTGAAGAGCAGTGGCAGAGGGCCATCCATGAGCGCGGGGAAGCCGTCTGCCCCACCTGCAACGTGGTCACCCGGAAGACTCTCGTGGGGCTCAAGAAGCACATGGAGGTGTGTCAGAAG CTTCAGGATGCACTCAAGTGCCAGCACTGCCGGAAGCAGTTCAAGTCCAAAGCCGGCCTCAACTACCACACTATGGCCGAGCACAGTGCCAAG CCCTCTGACGCCGAGGCCTCCGAGGGGGGCGAGCAGGAGGAGCGCGAGAGGCTGCGCAAGGTGCTGAAGCAGATGGGACGGCTGCGCTGCCCCCAGGAG GGTTGCGGGGCTGCCTTCTCCAGCCTCATGGGCTACCAGTACCACCAGCGGCGCTGCGGGAAGCCGCCCTGCGAGGTGGACAGCCCCTCCTTCCCCTGCACCCACTGTGGCAAGACGTACCGATCCAAGGCTGGCCACGACTACCACGTGCGCTCGGAGCACACGGCCCCC CCTCCATGCCTTCCTGCCCTCCAGCCCCCTGAGGAGCCCACAGACAAGTCCCCTGAGGCTGAGGACCCGCTGGGTGTGGAGCGGACCCCAAGCGGGCGTGTCCGCCGCACGTCGGCCCAGGTGGCGGTGTTCCACCTGCAGGAGATAGCGGAGGACGAGCTGGCCCGCGACTGGACCAAGCGGCGCATGAAGGATGACCTTGTGCCCGAGACCGCACGG CTCAACTACACTCGACCAGGGCTCCCCACGCTGAACCCCCAGCTGCTAGAGGCATGGAAGAATGAAGTGAAGGAGAAAGGCCACGTCAACTGTCCCAACGAC TGCTGTGAAGCCATCTACTCCAGCGTGTCCGGACTCAAGGCTCATCTCGCCAGCTGCAGTAAG GGGGCCCACCTGGCAGGGAAGTACCGCTGTCTGCTGTGTCCGAAGGAGTTCAGCTCTGAGAGTGGCGTCAAATACCACATCCTGAAGACCCACGCAGAG AACTGGTTCCGAACATCAGCAGATCCACCTCCCAAACACAGGAGCCAGGACTCATTGGTGcccaagaaggaaaagaagaaaaatctggcAGGTGGAAAGAAGCGGGGCCGAAAGCCCAAGGAGCGGACCCCAGAGGAGCCTGTGGCCAAGCTG